GAGCAGAACGTATGCCGGGGCAAGCTCAGCGGGTTGGCCCGCGCGGCCCAGCGGGGTGTCCTGCCCGAACGACGGGAGCTTGTCCGGCCACTCGGTCGCCGGGATCAAAGGCGTCCAGATGGGACCCGGGGCAACAGCGTTGACGCGGATTCCCTTGGGGCCGAGTTCCTGTGCCATCGCTTTGGTGAAGGCCACCTGCGCCGCCTTGGTCATGGCGTAGTCCACCAGCTGAGCAGACGGGTTAAAGGCCTGGATGGAGGCGGTGACGATGATCGAGTCCCCCGGACGCAGATGCGGAATGGCCGCCTGCGCGGTCCACATCAGGGAGTAAAGGTTGGTCTTGAAGACCCTGTCGAACTCCTCCGTCGGTATGGTCTCAAGCCCCTCGCGGTTCTTCTGGTAGGCCGCGTTAAGGACCACGATGTTGAGCACGCCGAATTCCTGGACTGTACGTTCCACGATCTCGGTTGCGAATCCTTCGTCACGCGAATCTCCGGGGAGCAGGAGTGCCCGCGCGCCGCACTCACGGATCCATTCCGCCGTCGAACGCGCATCTTCTTCCTCTTCCGGAAGGTAACTGATGGCGACGTTGGCACCCTCTCGCGCGTAGGCGATGGCCACCGCCGCGCCAATGCCGGAATCGCCGCCGGTGATCAACGCCGTCTTGCCTTCAAGCCGGCCGTGGCCGACGTAGCTGGACTCACCGTGATCGGGCTGGGGCTCCAGGGGTTTGGTGAGGCCCGGTTGCTTCTGCTCCTGCTGCGGAAACTCCCCGGAGTGATACCCGCTGCGAGGGTCCTTCGGCGGAGCCGTGAGCTTGTGGTTTCCCTGCTGTTCCGGATCGCTTTGTGTCATGGTCCTGCCCCTTCAGAATCGGTTCACTGGTGCGCGACGCTTCACGTCCCACCCGGCTTGTACCCAGGGTGCCGCACTATGAAACTGCGGCTAGGTCCTCATGGTCTTTGCCTTGACCATGAGGAACAGGCCATACGCAATCAGGCCCGCGGCCACGGCGGCAAGGAGGTACGGTCCGTAGGGCTGTTCCTTGAGGGCCTTAAGGCTGCCGTCCAACCCCGTTGACTGCTCGGGCCGGGCGGTAACAGTAGCGATGACCACAAGCAGCCCCACAAGAAGGAGCGCGAATCCCTTGGCGACGTATCCCACCGTTCCCACGGCTACTTGGAATTTCCGTGGTCCTTCGTGCGGCGAAAGGACGAGGTCCTTCTTGAACGACCTCGTGAAACCGCGCACCGCGAACACAATGCCGGTGATCATGACGCCGGCTCCCGCAGCTATCAGAAACGCGACGCCCCAGGGAGATTGCATGAGGGTGGCGGTGAGGTCACTGCTGGATTGACGGCTGTTGCGCGCCTGCCCAACGACGAAGGACATGATGGTCACGGCCACAAAAGCGAAGACCGCCGCTTGGCCTGCCTCGGAAAGGCGCTTGGAGAGCTTGGGATGGGACTGGTTGCGGTGGCCGAAGATAGCGTTGGACAACTGCCATAGAGCCAGGGCCGCGCAGGCAGCGAAACAGACCCAGAGCAGCAACGGGCCGAAGGGTTGGGCGGCCAATTCGGCGATGGCACCGGAAACATCCGCTTCGCCGCTGCTTCCAAAGGCCAAGCGCGCGGCGATGACACCGATCAGCACGTGAAGCAACCCGCTCACAGCGAATCCGGACCGCGCCGCAATTTCAAAGGGCCGCGAGTTCGAGGCTTCCTCGGCTGCGTCTGCGGCCTTCCGCATCTCTTCTTTGATGACAAGCCTCCTGATGACTTATGACTTGAACACCATGGTGCCACCGGAAGCGTGCCGGGGCCACGTGAGTGGTGGCTAGTAGCCGCAGACCGACTGGGGCCAAATGCTCCGGAGGCCGACGCCCAGGGGATTGAACTGCTCGCGGATCGAGGTGACTGCGCGGTCTTGACCGTCCACTGGGGCGTGCGTTCCGCCGGCAAGCTGTGCGGCATCCGTGCTTGATGAAGTGACGGTGATCTGGTCGGGCATTTCGGCAGTCCTTCCGGCAGGTTCCGCCAGCTCCTCGGCTGACACTTCAACCATCGGACGGGGTCCTCAAGAACGACGCCGGGTCATCTCAAGATTCGCTCAAGATCGTGGAAGGCCCGACGGCGACCGGCCGCCTGGGTGCGCGGCCGCCGTCGAGCCTCACTCACCGGCTACCACATCGCGTTGTGAAGCGGCGTGACGGTGAGGCTTTCGAGCCGGGCAGTCCCTCCCTCCGAAAACAGGGACAATGTGTTCGCGCCCGCTGCCGGAAACACTTGGTCGGTCAGCGTAGCCAGACCGTCCTGCGCGAAGACCTCCACGGATGCCCTGTCCACATAGAGCCGCAGCCGAAGCCTGCCGTTGATCAGCTGGACGGGTACGTCATCCACAGAGGCGAAGGCCGGATGGAAACCTTCGTTGCCGGAGGCCGTCCTGTCGATGAAAACGCGACCCGAACTTGTTGCGTAACCAACCTTGGTGGCCTCAGTTGAATTACCCAGGACCTTCAGCCCGAACGCCGATGCCGTCCCCGGGGAGAACTCCGCATCCACCTGCACCACGTCCCCTGAAACGGGAAGGGTGCTGGTCCCCGGAGCGATGTCCTGCGCGGATGCGGTGTAGGCGGCACCTGTGTTCCTTAACGCGTCCACCTCCTGGACCACCTTCTGCGTGAGTCGCGGTCCCTGGGCGGTTTGGGTGAGCTGGACTTCGCGGGGCAACGCCATGGTTCCCCGCCACGTGCTTGTTGGCGTGGACTGCCCGTAGTCCCAGTTGTTCATCCAGCCCACCATGATCCGTTTGCCGTCGGGGGCGTTACTGAAGGAAACGGCTGCGTAGTAGTCCCGGCCCCAGTCCAACCAGTCGTGCTGTTCCGGCCGCGTGATGTCAGAGGCTACGAACTCGTCCGCGAGGATGTGGCCCCAACCGCCACGGTTGTTGTCGACGATCCGGATGGTTGCCTCGCTTCCTTTGTAGGCGCTGACGTCCCAGGCCTTCCATTCCAGATGTTCGGAATTGGAACCGGTGGTGGTTCGAACGGCCTGTCCGTTGACCATGAGATTTACGGTGGTTTCACTGCTTCGCGGTTTTGCCGGCTCCGAACCGAGGACCATGTTGTCCAACGTCAGGTGGCCCCATGCCCCTGTGGCGTTGTCCACAATCCGGATGCGGGCTATTTGACCGTAGTACGGGGTTACATCCCAGTTCTTCCAGTTCATGTCACCCGAATTGCTGCCCGTGGTGCTTCGCACGGGCACGCCGTTGACCAGGAGTTCCACTTGGAGTTGGCCGTCCGTCCGGTTGCCGCCGCCCAGGAGGAACCCGATATTGGTGTTGGTGAGGTAGAACTCCGGGGACGTGATTGTTCCGGTGTTGTTGTCAGCGTTGGGGCCGCCCTCGAATGTGTTGATGCGTTTGCCGATCGCGTACTCACCGCCAACGGTTGACGGGTTTCTGGCTGCCTCAAAGTCTCCGGTCAGCTGCCAACCGGCCGCACTCAGGGTTCCCGGGTAATCGAAGCCGTCGAACAGGAGGTACCCGGGGGGTGGCGTGTTGCCGGGTTGCTCCCCTGCCTGCCGCGGGTGGTTTCCGCCACCGGCAAGGAAGTTGATGTAGTCCTTGCTGATCGTGAACGGATCGGATTCCAAGGTGCCTGTTGGGACATCTCCCCCGTTGAAGCCGTTCACCAGGCCGGCACCGATCGACCCGGTAACTGCCTGCTGACCCGTCAGAGTTCCGCTGGGCGGGGCTGTCCCCCACGGACCCCCGGGATTGGCGGGATCGTTGCTCACGTTCCATCCGCTGTAGCTTCCTCCGTTGAACCCCGCGAGCAGGGTTCCCGGTGGGGCCGCATCCACTGGATCAGTGGTTTCGGAGGTGAATGTTGTGCCGTCGAAGCTGCCTACGAAGTACTGACCCCCGCTGCCACCAGCCACGGATCCCGGGTTGATGTTGACCACCAGCACCCACTTGATGTTGTTCGGGTTCCCATCCACCGCGAGAGGGAAGAGGTCCGGGCACTCCCACTGCCCACCCGTCGCGTTGGCTGGTTCGAAGTCATCCAAGTACGTCCAGCTCTTAAGGTCTGTGCTCTTGTAGAACAAAACCCTGTGCTCGTTGGCTTCCACGGCGGACATCACCCAGTACGAGCCGGCTGCCCCTTGGTACCAGAACACTTTGGGGTCCCGGAAGTCCGTGGTGTTCCTGTTGAGGACAGGATTGCCCGAGTATTTGGTCCAGGTTTGGCCGCTGTCCGTGCTGTAGGCCAGGGACTGGGCCTGCTTGCCGGCCAGCGTGGGGTGGTTGCCGGTGAAGTTGCTGGTGTACACAGCCACCATCGGCGGATTCTGCAACGTCCCGAATCCACTGGTGTTCTGTGAATCAACCACGATTGAACCGGAAAAGATGTCCTCCGTAGCCTGTCCGCTGCCGTTGAAGGTTTGCGGGATTGCGAGTGGCTGCTCGGTCCAGTGCAGCAAATCCGTGGACGTCGCGTGCCCCCAACTCATGTTGCCCCACGTGGTTCCGTAAGGGTTGTACTGGTAGTACATGTGGTAGGTGCCGTTGTAGTAGACCAACCCGTTGGGATCGTTCATCCAGTTCTTGACCGGTGTGTAGTGCAAATAGGGACGGTACTGCTG
The Paenarthrobacter ureafaciens genome window above contains:
- a CDS encoding SDR family oxidoreductase → MTQSDPEQQGNHKLTAPPKDPRSGYHSGEFPQQEQKQPGLTKPLEPQPDHGESSYVGHGRLEGKTALITGGDSGIGAAVAIAYAREGANVAISYLPEEEEDARSTAEWIRECGARALLLPGDSRDEGFATEIVERTVQEFGVLNIVVLNAAYQKNREGLETIPTEEFDRVFKTNLYSLMWTAQAAIPHLRPGDSIIVTASIQAFNPSAQLVDYAMTKAAQVAFTKAMAQELGPKGIRVNAVAPGPIWTPLIPATEWPDKLPSFGQDTPLGRAGQPAELAPAYVLLASDEGSYISGAVLPVTGGKGL
- a CDS encoding GH32 C-terminal domain-containing protein; this translates as MTRRTKRGLPALAAAAVVASFTLVVAATAAPAPAHASDPDPATQQYRPYLHYTPVKNWMNDPNGLVYYNGTYHMYYQYNPYGTTWGNMSWGHATSTDLLHWTEQPLAIPQTFNGSGQATEDIFSGSIVVDSQNTSGFGTLQNPPMVAVYTSNFTGNHPTLAGKQAQSLAYSTDSGQTWTKYSGNPVLNRNTTDFRDPKVFWYQGAAGSYWVMSAVEANEHRVLFYKSTDLKSWTYLDDFEPANATGGQWECPDLFPLAVDGNPNNIKWVLVVNINPGSVAGGSGGQYFVGSFDGTTFTSETTDPVDAAPPGTLLAGFNGGSYSGWNVSNDPANPGGPWGTAPPSGTLTGQQAVTGSIGAGLVNGFNGGDVPTGTLESDPFTISKDYINFLAGGGNHPRQAGEQPGNTPPPGYLLFDGFDYPGTLSAAGWQLTGDFEAARNPSTVGGEYAIGKRINTFEGGPNADNNTGTITSPEFYLTNTNIGFLLGGGNRTDGQLQVELLVNGVPVRSTTGSNSGDMNWKNWDVTPYYGQIARIRIVDNATGAWGHLTLDNMVLGSEPAKPRSSETTVNLMVNGQAVRTTTGSNSEHLEWKAWDVSAYKGSEATIRIVDNNRGGWGHILADEFVASDITRPEQHDWLDWGRDYYAAVSFSNAPDGKRIMVGWMNNWDYGQSTPTSTWRGTMALPREVQLTQTAQGPRLTQKVVQEVDALRNTGAAYTASAQDIAPGTSTLPVSGDVVQVDAEFSPGTASAFGLKVLGNSTEATKVGYATSSGRVFIDRTASGNEGFHPAFASVDDVPVQLINGRLRLRLYVDRASVEVFAQDGLATLTDQVFPAAGANTLSLFSEGGTARLESLTVTPLHNAMW
- a CDS encoding DUF1206 domain-containing protein encodes the protein MRKAADAAEEASNSRPFEIAARSGFAVSGLLHVLIGVIAARLAFGSSGEADVSGAIAELAAQPFGPLLLWVCFAACAALALWQLSNAIFGHRNQSHPKLSKRLSEAGQAAVFAFVAVTIMSFVVGQARNSRQSSSDLTATLMQSPWGVAFLIAAGAGVMITGIVFAVRGFTRSFKKDLVLSPHEGPRKFQVAVGTVGYVAKGFALLLVGLLVVIATVTARPEQSTGLDGSLKALKEQPYGPYLLAAVAAGLIAYGLFLMVKAKTMRT